The window GAAATTTCATGAAGCATTAACGAATGGCGAAATTGCCCCATTATTTCTTAAAAAAAGTTCAGTATCAGATATTTTTTTATCACAACTTAAAAAAGCGTATGTGAACAAAAATTTTAAATTGTTTATATATACTGTATATAAAAATCTTTTTAAGAGAACTAAAGAAGATTATTTAAATTTATGAAAAGAAAAATAATATCTTTTTTAGGTAGCAATATATTATCTCAATTAATATTACTGATTGCAGTTCCATTAACCGGAAGAATTTATTCTGATTACGAAATTGGAGTACTTTCCTTTATTTTATCAATTTCAGCCCCATTAGCGTACTTTTATACTTTGTCCTACAACAAAGCAATTATGTTACCAGCAAAGAACGAAGAATATAGTATGCTATATGCTGTTTCCATTTTTTTAAGTATAACCATCTCATTAATTTCCTTTTTCGTTATACTTATTTCAATGTTATTTTTTGATATAGATTCCTATTTTTTAATTGTACCATTGGTAGCATTTAGTCAATCTTTATATAGTGCATCAAAAGATATTCTTATAAAAAAAGGGTTGTTGAATATTGTCAGTAAATCAATGATACTAAACTCTGTGTTTGCAGTTATCATTATACTTTCTGGTTATTATATAAAATTATCATACTGGGTTTTGATATTATCTTATGTGATACCTAATTTTTTGGCGACTATATTTATATTGTTTTATCTCAAAATACAAAGAAGAAATTTTGTTTACAAAGAGTTCTACAATATTATAATTAAATATAAATCCTTTCCGTTGCATCAGATGCCTGCTTATTTTATTAATACTTTTAATGCAGAGCTACCTAGTTTCTTTATAAAACATTATTTTGGAGAAGCTATTTTGGGGAATTATTTTATGGCTTCCAAAATTGTGAATAAACCACTAAGTTTAATATCTGAAAGTTTAAATGGGTTGATATACAAGGATTTGTCAGAAACCAATAAAGCGAAACTCAATAAGAAAATGAATACCTATGTTGGGTTATTATTTTTGGTTTCCCTACTATTTGCTATTGTATATTTAATTTTTGGGGAATATTTTTTCTCTTTATTTTTTGATATTAATAAATGGAGAAAGGCATTTGATATGAGTAAAATAATAATTTTCACGACTGTTATTTCATCGTCTTTTTCTCATTATTCAAGTGGTGTATTGGTTAAAAGGAAGAATAAAATTTTCCTCGTTTGGGAGGTAATTACCACTTTGGTTTTGTTTGTTTCATTTTTTTTAGGAAAGAGCTCCACAATAGATTTCTTTATATGGATTTATGTGGGAGTAATTTTATTTAGATATTTATTACTTTCTTTACTATTTAATAAATCTTGATTTTTTTGTTGCCATGAAAGTAATGTTAAAAAAATTGCGAACAGAAAATGCCATATTATATACAATTAAGTTTTTACTGAAAATTGCATTTGGCTATACCGTTTCTCCAACTTTAGAATTTTTATCGGAAGATAATGTAACGATTCAGGTTGAGGGAATAAGAATTAAATTTAAATTATGTTCACACGATAAATTGCTTGATTTGATAGAAGGCAAAGGTCATATGAAGTCTATACCTTCATATGATGGTTATTATTACATTCCGATTATTGATGAAAATGTAAGTGATTTTTATGAATGTAATAATGGACATATTCAAATCAATTATGATATTATTACTTTATCTTTTGTTTTATTATCATGCTATGATGAATTGACCTCAGAAGCACGAGATGAATTTGACAGATTCAGATATAAAGATAGTTTAGTCTGTAAATATAATCTGATTAATATACCCGTTGTTGATGAATACGCATTTCTGATCAGAAAAATTCTTAAAAATGAAGTACAAAGTTTTACTCCCTCATTAAAGCCAACAATAATTGTTCCTACTCATGATATAGATAACCTTTATAGATTTGACGGTTTTTTTACATCGATTAAGACTTTAGCTGCAGAAGCAATTAGAGAAAGAAGGCCTTTACAATTATGCAGTTCAATACTGAACATGTTAAAAACTATTGTTTTTAAAAAAGAAGATCAGTACCTTAAAGGAATAGAGCAATTGTATAAAGATTCAAAAAAATACAATTTAAGATCAGTTTTTTTCTTTATGACTGCGAAGCCATCTCAATTTGACAAGGGTCAGGTTATAGACCAAAATGTCTTGAATTTGATGTCCAAAATTGAAGATGCAGATATGCTGCTGGGTATTCATCCCGGTTTTAATACGTTCAGGAATATTGCTGTTATGAACGATGAAATAGAGAGACTCAGAAATACATCAGAAAGAGATATTATACTGGCAAGACAGCATTATCTTAGATTTGACCGTAGAATAACTTTTGAAAATCTTGAGAAATGTGGTATAAAGGTCGATTATACTATGGGATTTGCAGACCATGAAGGATTTAAATGTGGTACAGCACACCAATTTCACCCATACAATTTTGAAAAAGACCAACCTTACAACATTCTTGAGATCCCTCTAATTGTTATGGATGGTACCCTGACGCATTACCAAAAATATTCTATGGATAAAGCTTTTGAGGTATTGGAAAATCTTTTCAAAATAACAAAAAGAGTTGAAGGTGATTTCATCATACTTTGGCATAATGATAGAGTTTTCAGAGATCAAAAGTGGTATAAGAAAGTGTATTTAAGATTTATTTCACAATATAATATGAAAAATAGAAACTTACAGTAATAACAAAAAAATTCATCCAACATATCTGATTGATTGTAATAAATGAAAAGCTTCCTTAATTTTAATAAAAACAAATATAATTGAAAAATATGTCGTTATCTACAGACAAGTTTACATTTTTTAAAGTATTCATTTATTTTATTTTTGTTTTTTCGGGGTCTCTAAAGTGGTTACCTATTCCAATAGATTTGACCCTATTGTCTCTTTTACTTTGTTTTGTGGTAATGATCTCTGAATTGCGTACAATAGTTCCACTAAAAGTAAAGGATCGTCATATTGTCATTTTGATTTTAATATTGAGTCTTGTTTTCCTTGTTTCTAATGTTTATTCAATATCTAGTATTTATGCCGAATCTAAATCACTAGCGATTATTTTAAATATTTTTACAGTCATATACCCCATTATTGTATTTAAAAAATCTATTTTTTCTGAATTGAAATTATTGATGTATCTTATTGGTGGATTAATGATTGCAGGATTGTTTTATCTGTATTTTAATAATATGTTTATTATATTTCATGATTCTGAATTGCTGGTGGATAAAG of the Chryseobacterium viscerum genome contains:
- a CDS encoding lipopolysaccharide biosynthesis protein, yielding MKRKIISFLGSNILSQLILLIAVPLTGRIYSDYEIGVLSFILSISAPLAYFYTLSYNKAIMLPAKNEEYSMLYAVSIFLSITISLISFFVILISMLFFDIDSYFLIVPLVAFSQSLYSASKDILIKKGLLNIVSKSMILNSVFAVIIILSGYYIKLSYWVLILSYVIPNFLATIFILFYLKIQRRNFVYKEFYNIIIKYKSFPLHQMPAYFINTFNAELPSFFIKHYFGEAILGNYFMASKIVNKPLSLISESLNGLIYKDLSETNKAKLNKKMNTYVGLLFLVSLLFAIVYLIFGEYFFSLFFDINKWRKAFDMSKIIIFTTVISSSFSHYSSGVLVKRKNKIFLVWEVITTLVLFVSFFLGKSSTIDFFIWIYVGVILFRYLLLSLLFNKS
- a CDS encoding polysaccharide deacetylase family protein, with the translated sequence MKVMLKKLRTENAILYTIKFLLKIAFGYTVSPTLEFLSEDNVTIQVEGIRIKFKLCSHDKLLDLIEGKGHMKSIPSYDGYYYIPIIDENVSDFYECNNGHIQINYDIITLSFVLLSCYDELTSEARDEFDRFRYKDSLVCKYNLINIPVVDEYAFLIRKILKNEVQSFTPSLKPTIIVPTHDIDNLYRFDGFFTSIKTLAAEAIRERRPLQLCSSILNMLKTIVFKKEDQYLKGIEQLYKDSKKYNLRSVFFFMTAKPSQFDKGQVIDQNVLNLMSKIEDADMLLGIHPGFNTFRNIAVMNDEIERLRNTSERDIILARQHYLRFDRRITFENLEKCGIKVDYTMGFADHEGFKCGTAHQFHPYNFEKDQPYNILEIPLIVMDGTLTHYQKYSMDKAFEVLENLFKITKRVEGDFIILWHNDRVFRDQKWYKKVYLRFISQYNMKNRNLQ